CAACCTGCTCGGCGAGCCGCCGGCCACCCTGCTGCCCGGCATCCCCGCGGCCGACGACGCGCTGGCCGCCGGCACCGACCCGGCCGAGGTCGCGGCGGGGCACCCCACGTCCAGCGCGGCCTGGGCCGCCCTCGCCGAGACGGCGCTGGAAGCCGGCCGCACCATCGAGGCCTACGCCTACGCCCGCACCGGCTACCACCGCGGGCTGGACGCGCTGCGCCGCAACGGCTGGAAGGGCTACGGCCCCGTGCCGTGGTCGCACGAGCCGAACCGCGGCTTCCTGCGCTGCGTCACCGTGCTGGCCACCGCGGCCGGGCGGATCGGCGAGGTCGACGAGCAGGAGCGCTGCACCCAGCTGCTGCGCGACTGCGACCCGACCCTGATCACCTGAACGGGTGAGTGGGCTCGCCCGGATCGCGGCGATGATCATCCGGCCGTAGCGTCTGCTCCCGGTCGGCGCCATCAGGGCGTCATCTCGAGAGGTGAGGTGGGCTCATGGCCACGTTGCTGTGGATCCTGGCTGTCATCCTGGTCGTCGCGGGGATCTTCGCGATCGTCCGGAAGCAGCTCCTGTGGGGCATCGTGCTGATCGTCGTCGGGCTGCTCGTGGGCCCGGGAGGCGTCAGCTTCTTCGCCTGAGCCGCCCGGTGGGGCCGAGTCACCGACTCGGCCCCACCGGGGGTCAGGGCACCAGGATGGCGCGGCCGCGGACCCGCCCGGCGTCGAGGTCGTCGATCGCCGACTGGAAGTCCGCCAGCGCGTACTCCGCCGTGTGCAGCGTGACCTTCTGCTGCGCGGCCAGCGCCATCAGGTCGACCAGGTCGTCGTAGCTGCCGACCAGGTTGCCCAGCACGTTGATCTCCGCGGAGACCAGGTCGATCGTCGGGACGTCGACGTTCTCCCCGTACCCGACGACCAGGTAGTCCCCGGCCCGGCGGGTCATGGCCAGGCCCTCCTTCGTCGAGCCGCCCTCGCCGACGAAGTCGATCACCACCTCGGCGCCGTGCCCGCCGGTGAGCGCGCGGACCTGCTCGACCTGGTTGCCGTCGGCCAGGACCGTGCGGTCGGCGCCGATGGACTCGGCCAGCTTGAGCGCCTCCGGGTTGCGGTCGACCACGATCAGCTCGGCCGGGGAGAGCGCCTTGAGCACCTGGATGCCGATGTGCCCGAGACCGCCGGCGCCGATCATCACGCAGCGGAAGCCGGGCCGCAGCCGGCGGGCCGCCTTGGCGACCGCGTGGTACGCGGTGAGGCCGGCGTCGGCGAGGGCCGCGACGTCGGCGGGCTCCAGCGAGTCGTCGATCTTCACCACGCTGCGAGCCGTGGTCCTGAGGTACTCGGCGTACCCGCCGTCGCTGTCGATCCCGGGGAACTGCGAGTTCTCGCAGTGCACGTCGTCCCCGGACCGGCAGGCGCGGCACAGCCCGCAGGTGACCAGCGGGTGCAGGATCACCTTGTCGCCCTCGGCGACGTGGCTGACCGCGCTGCCCACCGCCTCGACCCAGCCGGCGTTCTCGTGCCCGATCGTGTACGGCAGCGTGACCTGCGACTTCTCCGCCCACTGCCCTTCCAGGATGTGCAGGTCGGTGCGGCAGACCCCGGCGCCACCGATCTTGAGGATCACGTCGTGCGGGCCGGTGACCTCCGGCTTCGGGACGTCGTCCATCCGGAGCGGCTCGTGGTACCCGGTGACGCGGACGGCTCTCATGACAGGACCTCCAGGGGGATCAGGGGGCGGGCCGGGTCGGGATGGGGAACGGGCGGGCGATCATCGATGCTGGGCCGGGGCGTCTGGTCGTCCTCGGCGCCGGGGTAGCGGGTGGCCAGCAGGCCGCGGCAGAAGTGCGCGTTGCCGTCGACGGAGATGCGCACCGACCGCGCCCGCCGGAGGAACAGGGCGGCCTCGGCCGGTGACGGGCGGGTGCCGTCGGCGGCGACCAGCACCGCCGCCCCCGGGTCGGTGGGCAGGCCGAGCGTGGCCCGCCGGCGCAGCAGCGCACCGGTGGTCGGCTCGTCCGCGGGGAGGTCACCGAGGGTGGTGTGCCGCAGGTCGGCCTCGGTGAGCGACCGGTCGGCGCGCAGCAGGGCGGTGAGTGCCCGCTCCATCGCCGCGGTGTGCGCCTTGCGGGAGAAGGTCGCCCGCAGCTCGTCGAGCGACTCCTCCGCCTCGTGCCCGAAGGTGCCCCGGTACCCGGCGCCCGCGGCCAGGCCGCGGTTGATCAGGTCGGAGTCGTGGTGGTCGTCGAGCTCGACCACCACCTGCCCGACCCCGGGGACGGCGGAGACCGCGTCGTGGGCGTCGGCGCACATGAGCCAGGCGAAGTTCGGTGCGCAGAACGACGTCGGCAGCCGCAGGTGCACCGTCACGTCCGCCCCCCGGACCGCCACCGACCGGACGAAGCCCAGGTCGGTGATCGGCTCGTCGAGCTCGGGATCGACCACTGCGCCCAGCGCGCGGCGGACGTCGCTCTCGGTGGGGACCGCCAGCAGGGTCGTCGTCATCAGGACATCGCCAGGTCGGCGGCGCCGGGCTGGCGGGGGCCGGTGGCGGTCTCGTCGGCGTCGGGCAGCCGGAGCCGCTCGGGCACCGGGAGGTCGTAGAGCTTCGCGGCGTTGAGGCCGAGCACCTTCTTCTTCACCTCGGTGGTCAGCGGTGCGTACTCGGCCAGGTCCTCGGGGATCTGGAAGTCCACGAACCGCTCGACCAGCCAGGTCGGCGTCCAGAGCGCGTAGTCGCTGGAGAAGAGGATCCGGTCCTCGCCGAGCCAGTAGAGGAGCTCGCCCATGATCTGGGCGAAGTACCGCGGCCGGGTGTGGATGAAGGGGATCGCCACGGCCAGGCCGGCGTGCACGTTGGGCTCCTGGGTGGCGATCCAGCAGAAGTCCTCCAGCCGGGGCAGGCCGCAGTGCTCGACGATGAAGTCGAGGTCGGTGAAGTCGGTGGCCGCGTGGTCGACGTCGGCGACGTCGAAGGCGTCCCGGTCCAGCGGGCGGATCGTGGGGCCCTTGTGGATGTGGATGTTCCTGATGCCCAGTTCCCGGCAGACCTCGAAGTACCGGTAGGCCATCGGGTCGGTGAGCTTCCAGCCACGGGACTCCCCGTGCCAGTCGGCGGTGTAGAGCTTCACGCCCTTGAGCCCGAAGCGCTCGGCGTCGGCCCGCAGCTGGTCCAGCCCGTTCTCGCCGTCGCGCGGGTCCCACCAGTGGTTGTAGGTGAGCTTGTCCGGGTGCTCCTGGGCGAGCGCGAACGCCTCCTCGGTCTGGCCGAAACCGCGGTGGTAGAACTCGCCGAGCCGGGCGGGCTGGAAGATCGCGTGGTCGACGACGCCGTTGCCGAAGACGTCGCGCATCAGCCGCTCGCCGCCCTGGTAGAGGTACTCCTCGTAGGGCCAGACCTCGGACTCCGGGCTGAGGTTGCGGTGGTAGTCGTAGAAGCAGTCGATGAACTGCTTGCCGTGCACGTTCCGCTGGTTCTCCGGCCGTGCGTCCCACAGGGCGATGTGCGAGTCGACCACGAAGTAGTCGACGCCGTCCTTGCTGTACATCGGGGTCCTCCTCGACTCCGTCCCCCCGCGACACTGCGAGGTGGATCACATCCGAGGACGACGCTAGGGACGCGGGGGACGCCGGGGCAGGGGACCGGTGTCTCACTTTGAGACACCCGGCCGCCGGGTGTCGGGACGGACGAGGTCGTGGCCGGGGTCACAGGTGCGGCCTACATTCGTCGGTACGCATCGGAGCGTCCCGGGGAGGCAGCCGTGCCCGCTGGTCCGGTGGTGCCGGTGCCCGGCACGGTGCCGCCCGCGGGTGTGGCGCCCAGCAGTCCGGCCCGGGTGCGCGCCTCCTGGCAGCGCAGCGAGCGCTACGGGGTGACCCCCGAGGAGGTCGTGCCGGTCTACGTGGACGGCGTGCCGACCGACTCCCTGTTCTACGAGTGCGGCGCCGAGGTGGTCCGCGGGCTGCACGGCACGCTGGCCGGTGAGCCGGTCGGCTTCATGCTCACCGACCCGCAGGGCCTGGTGCTGGCGCGCTGGTGCGACGACGAGACGATCAACCGTTCGCTGGACCGGGTGCACCTGGCGCCCGGCTTCTACTTCGGCGAGCAGACCGCCGGCACCAACGGGCTCGCCCTGGCCCTCGCCGACCGCGTGCCGACCCTGGTGCACGGCCCCGAGCACTACGTCGCGCCGCTGCGCCGCTACACCTGCGCCGCCGTCCCGGTGCTGGACCCGCGCACCGGCGGGCTGGTGGGCAGCATCAACCTCACCACCTGGTCCGACGCCTCCTCGGACCTGCTGCTCGCCCTCGCCCAGGCCGCCGCGGGCAACACCGCGGCGCTGATGCAGGTGCGGGCCGGCGGGCAGCTGCTCCGCGCGGCCCCGCGCGGGGAGGTGTTCCACGTGCTGACCGGGCGCCTGGTCGACGGCGTCGCCGACGACCCGTGCGTGTCCCCGGCCTGGCAGGCGGCCGTGCGCACGGTCCGCGACGCGGTCACCGGCGGCCGGCTGGTCGCCGTCGTCGGCGAGCCGGGCGCCGGGCGGACGACCGCGGCCTCGCTGGCCCGCCGCGCCACCGGCCTGCGGGAACGCGTGCTGGTCGCCCGGCCACCCGAGCCGGCCGAGGTCGGCGAGTGGCTCACCCTGTGGACGCCGGAGCTGCACGCGCCGGACACCTGCGTCGTCGTCGCCGAGGCCGACACCCTCCCGGTCTGGGCCGCCGAGCAGCTGGCCGCGGAGGTCGCCGCCGTCCCGGCCGCCGTGGGTGCGCCGGGCCCGCTGGTGCTCACCGGCTCCTCCTACACCGCACTCCCCGCCCCGCTGGCCGCCCTGGTGGAGGCGGTGGCCGAGGTGCCCGCGCTGCGCGACCGGTCCGCCGACGTCGAGCCGCTGGCCCGCGCGTTCGCCCGGCAGCTGCGGCACCGCGACGTCGAGTTCACCCCGCGGGCGCTGCGGGCGCTGGCCGCCCACGGCTGGCCGGGGAACGTGCGCCAGCTGCGGGCGGTGGTGCGGGCCGCCGCCGCCCGCACCGACCTCGTCGACGTGGCGCACCTGCCGCCGGAGGTGCTCTCGGACGGCAGCCGGACGCTGGGCCGGCTGGAGCAGCTGGAACGGGACGAGATCGTGCGCTGCCTGAGCCGCCCCGGGACGACGGTGGTGCACGCCGCCGCCGAGCTCGGCCTGTCCCGGGCCACCCTCTACCGCAAGATCGCCCAGTACCGGATCAGCGTGTAGCCGGCCCGGTCCCGCGGTCGCGCTGGGCGGCCCGCAGCGAGTCGCCCAGCTGGGAGAGCTCGTCGCCGCCGGCCACCAGCCGGGTGAGGTCGTGCACGTCGACGTCCTCCCGGGTCAGGTCGCCGGCCACCCGCCCACCGCCGAGCAGCAGGAACCGGTCGCCGACCAGGTGGGCGTGCTGCGGGCTGTGGGTCACGAACAGCACGGTCAGTCCCGCCTCGCGGGCGGCCACCACCGACTGCAGCACCAGCGCCCGCTGGGCCACCGTCATCGGCGCGGTCGGCTCGTCGATGACCAGCACGCGGGCACCGAAGTGCAGGGCGCGGGCGATCGCCAGGCTCTGCCGTTCCCCGGCCTGCAGCGCGCTGGCGGCCTGACCCGGGTCGAGCCCCGGGACGCCCACCCGGGCCATCGCCCGGGCGGTGATCTCCTCGGCCCGCCCGACGTCCAGCCGCCGGAACGGCCACACCCCGCGGATGGGTTCGGCGCCGAGGAAGAAGTTGCGCCAGACCGACATCAGCGGCGCGATCGCCAGGTCCTGCCAGACCGTGGCGATCCCGCAGGCGCGGGCCTGCTGCGGCGACCGGAAGCGCTCCGGCCGGCCGTCGACGAGCAGCTCGCCCTCGGCCGGCTGCTGCAGGCCGGAGAGGACGGCGACCAGCGTCGATTTGCCCGACCCGTTCTCCCCGAGCACGCAGACCACCTCGCCGGCCCGCAGGCGCAGCGACACCCGGGACAACGCCGGCACGCTGCCGAAGCGCACCGTCACCCCGCGCAGCTCCAGCACCGGCGGCGGAGAGGCGTGCGCGGACAGGGAGGCGGCCGTGCTCATGAGCGGGGCACCGAGCGGAGCCGGCGGCGGACCACGCCGTTCACCAGCAGCGCCACCAGCAGCATCATCCCGAGGAAGGCCTGGAACCAGCGCGGGTCCCAGTCGGTCAGCGAGATGCCCTCCCGGGCCACGGCGTACAGCAGCGCCCCCAGCGCGGCGCCCACGGTCGAGCCGTACCCGCCGGTGAGCAGGCACCCGCCGATCACCGCCACAACGATGAACTCGATCTCGGTGCCCAGCGCCGGGTCGACCTGCACGCCGCCCAGCCGGACCAGGGCCAGCGTGCCGATCAGCCAGCCGGCGGTGGCCGTGCCCAGGAACAGCAGCACCGTCGTGCGCGCCACCGGGACGCCGAGCTCCCGGGCGGCCTGGCCGGCGCCGCCGCTGGCGAAGACGGCGTTGCCGAAGCGGGTCCGCCACAGCAGCCACGTGGTCACGGCGGTGGCCAGCAGCCACCACAGCAGCGAGATGCGGAACCGTCCGTCACCCAGCTGCGCGGTGGCCCCGAACACCGCCTGCGCGGACTCCCAGCCCGGTGCGTCCGCCAGCCCGCTGACCCGGGAGGACCCGGCGATCGCCGCGGCCCCGGCGAGCGAGGCGCCCTGGAGCACCAGGAACGTCGCCAGCGTCACCAGGAAGCTGGGCAGGCCGGTGGTGACCACGAGCAGCCCGTTGGCCGCCCCGACCAGCAGGGCGGCGAGCAGCGACAGCAGCAGCGCCGGCCAGACGCCGAGGCCCAGCTGGGTCACCAGCAGGGCGGTGACCAGGCTGCTGCCCACCGCGACGACCCCGATCGACAGGTCGAACTGGCCCGCGACCAGCAGCATCGCGACCGCCACGCCCCCGATGCCCAGCGGAGCGGCGACGTCGAGCACGGTGGCCAGCCCACCGGAGCTGATCAGCTCCGGTGCCTGCAGCCCGAAGAAGACGGCGAGCACGAGCACCCCGAACAGCGCACCGACGCCCGGGCGGGCGAGCAGCCGGTCCAGCACCCGGCGCCCGGCCGAGCGGGGGACGGCCGGCGCCGCCGGGCCGAAGCCCGGCAGGCGCTCGCTGGTCGACGGGGGCGCGGCCGAGAAGGGGTGCAGGGGTGGCACGGCGACGCGGGACCTCCTCGAGCGGGGCGGAGACCCCAGTGTCCACGATCCGGGCAGCCGGATCCCCGGCCGTCAGGGGTGCAGGCGCCAGCGCACCCGGTCGTCGGCGTACCAGGTCCACTTCGTCACCTGGCGGTCGAACGGCACGCCGTCCCGGCTGACCTGCGCCGGGTCGGAGGCCATCTGCAGGGCCCGGCCGACGGCCCGGCGCACCGGGCGCAGCGGCAGGGTCACCACCGCCACGCCGATCCGGTCGACCGCCGTCCAGTCCGGTCGCACGTCGATCCGGGTGATCGAGCCGTCGGCGACCATCGTGTCGTCGCAGTACGCCCGGGCACCGAACCGGCGGGCCAGCGGACGGCGCGCGGGGCCGTACGCGGTCACCAGGCCGGTGTGCAGCAGCACCCCGCCGTGGTCGTCGCGGACCAGCGGCAGCTCCCGTTCGGTGCCGGTGCCGACACCCAGGGAGCGGGCCAGCCCGGTGGACGCCGGGTCGTCCGCCGGCTGCCAGCTCACCGGCACCGCGGGCAGCCGCTCGGTCTTCCACAGCCGGGTCAGGACCGCCGACAGCGCGGGCACCGGGCCCAGCACGTGCACCGCATCGGCGCCGTCCACCACCGAGGCGACGTGCCGGCGCGACGGCGGTTGGACCGCCGCCAGGCCGCGCAGGTCGAGCTGAGTCGCGGGCATGCCGATACCCTGCCACCTGGCCAGCCGGGAACCGCCGGTGTCTTGGGCAGACGCGACGAACGAGGAGAACCCCCCGATGCCGGCAGTCGTGCTGATCGGCGCCCAGTGGGGCGACGAGGGCAAGGGCAAGGCGACCGACCTGCTGGGCGGCCGCGTCCCGTACGTCGTCCGCTACCAGGGTGGCAACAACGCCGGGCACACGGTGATCACGCCGGACGGCGAGAAGTACGCCCTCCACCTGATCCCCAGCGGCATCCT
The Modestobacter marinus DNA segment above includes these coding regions:
- a CDS encoding amidohydrolase family protein; protein product: MYSKDGVDYFVVDSHIALWDARPENQRNVHGKQFIDCFYDYHRNLSPESEVWPYEEYLYQGGERLMRDVFGNGVVDHAIFQPARLGEFYHRGFGQTEEAFALAQEHPDKLTYNHWWDPRDGENGLDQLRADAERFGLKGVKLYTADWHGESRGWKLTDPMAYRYFEVCRELGIRNIHIHKGPTIRPLDRDAFDVADVDHAATDFTDLDFIVEHCGLPRLEDFCWIATQEPNVHAGLAVAIPFIHTRPRYFAQIMGELLYWLGEDRILFSSDYALWTPTWLVERFVDFQIPEDLAEYAPLTTEVKKKVLGLNAAKLYDLPVPERLRLPDADETATGPRQPGAADLAMS
- a CDS encoding ATP-binding cassette domain-containing protein, yielding MSTAASLSAHASPPPVLELRGVTVRFGSVPALSRVSLRLRAGEVVCVLGENGSGKSTLVAVLSGLQQPAEGELLVDGRPERFRSPQQARACGIATVWQDLAIAPLMSVWRNFFLGAEPIRGVWPFRRLDVGRAEEITARAMARVGVPGLDPGQAASALQAGERQSLAIARALHFGARVLVIDEPTAPMTVAQRALVLQSVVAAREAGLTVLFVTHSPQHAHLVGDRFLLLGGGRVAGDLTREDVDVHDLTRLVAGGDELSQLGDSLRAAQRDRGTGPATR
- a CDS encoding DUF3151 domain-containing protein, which encodes MTHAHHNLLGEPPATLLPGIPAADDALAAGTDPAEVAAGHPTSSAAWAALAETALEAGRTIEAYAYARTGYHRGLDALRRNGWKGYGPVPWSHEPNRGFLRCVTVLATAAGRIGEVDEQERCTQLLRDCDPTLIT
- a CDS encoding ABC transporter permease, which gives rise to MPPLHPFSAAPPSTSERLPGFGPAAPAVPRSAGRRVLDRLLARPGVGALFGVLVLAVFFGLQAPELISSGGLATVLDVAAPLGIGGVAVAMLLVAGQFDLSIGVVAVGSSLVTALLVTQLGLGVWPALLLSLLAALLVGAANGLLVVTTGLPSFLVTLATFLVLQGASLAGAAAIAGSSRVSGLADAPGWESAQAVFGATAQLGDGRFRISLLWWLLATAVTTWLLWRTRFGNAVFASGGAGQAARELGVPVARTTVLLFLGTATAGWLIGTLALVRLGGVQVDPALGTEIEFIVVAVIGGCLLTGGYGSTVGAALGALLYAVAREGISLTDWDPRWFQAFLGMMLLVALLVNGVVRRRLRSVPRS
- a CDS encoding NAD(P)-dependent alcohol dehydrogenase; this translates as MRAVRVTGYHEPLRMDDVPKPEVTGPHDVILKIGGAGVCRTDLHILEGQWAEKSQVTLPYTIGHENAGWVEAVGSAVSHVAEGDKVILHPLVTCGLCRACRSGDDVHCENSQFPGIDSDGGYAEYLRTTARSVVKIDDSLEPADVAALADAGLTAYHAVAKAARRLRPGFRCVMIGAGGLGHIGIQVLKALSPAELIVVDRNPEALKLAESIGADRTVLADGNQVEQVRALTGGHGAEVVIDFVGEGGSTKEGLAMTRRAGDYLVVGYGENVDVPTIDLVSAEINVLGNLVGSYDDLVDLMALAAQQKVTLHTAEYALADFQSAIDDLDAGRVRGRAILVP
- a CDS encoding iron-sulfur cluster assembly protein; amino-acid sequence: MTTTLLAVPTESDVRRALGAVVDPELDEPITDLGFVRSVAVRGADVTVHLRLPTSFCAPNFAWLMCADAHDAVSAVPGVGQVVVELDDHHDSDLINRGLAAGAGYRGTFGHEAEESLDELRATFSRKAHTAAMERALTALLRADRSLTEADLRHTTLGDLPADEPTTGALLRRRATLGLPTDPGAAVLVAADGTRPSPAEAALFLRRARSVRISVDGNAHFCRGLLATRYPGAEDDQTPRPSIDDRPPVPHPDPARPLIPLEVLS
- a CDS encoding GPGG-motif small membrane protein, translating into MATLLWILAVILVVAGIFAIVRKQLLWGIVLIVVGLLVGPGGVSFFA
- a CDS encoding helix-turn-helix domain-containing protein; protein product: MPAGPVVPVPGTVPPAGVAPSSPARVRASWQRSERYGVTPEEVVPVYVDGVPTDSLFYECGAEVVRGLHGTLAGEPVGFMLTDPQGLVLARWCDDETINRSLDRVHLAPGFYFGEQTAGTNGLALALADRVPTLVHGPEHYVAPLRRYTCAAVPVLDPRTGGLVGSINLTTWSDASSDLLLALAQAAAGNTAALMQVRAGGQLLRAAPRGEVFHVLTGRLVDGVADDPCVSPAWQAAVRTVRDAVTGGRLVAVVGEPGAGRTTAASLARRATGLRERVLVARPPEPAEVGEWLTLWTPELHAPDTCVVVAEADTLPVWAAEQLAAEVAAVPAAVGAPGPLVLTGSSYTALPAPLAALVEAVAEVPALRDRSADVEPLARAFARQLRHRDVEFTPRALRALAAHGWPGNVRQLRAVVRAAAARTDLVDVAHLPPEVLSDGSRTLGRLEQLERDEIVRCLSRPGTTVVHAAAELGLSRATLYRKIAQYRISV